Proteins encoded by one window of Gemmatimonadaceae bacterium:
- a CDS encoding PHP domain-containing protein has translation MFVELHCHSVFSLLDGASEPEALVARAKHLGMPALALTDHDDLGGAVRFAQAARELGIGGILGCELSLHVDERPTHLVVLAESREGYGNIASLITRGRLDQPRGEPHVTLDTLARHTDGLFALTGCPKGWVPSLLAGEQRDAACEAAATLVDLFGGRVAIEVWDHRLPEERALVRQLIPLARSLGIPWVVTNNVHYAQPTGRLVHDVLSALRHQRTLDAMGTRLRPNGEWYLKDPAQVRRRWSGNDAGVRATLDIAERCRFRLEDLRPSLPAFPLPPGVDANEYLARLVDQGAIERWGRPVDELDPKYRKQISHELNLIRQLGFAGYFLIVWDIVRFAHRQGILCQGRGSAANSAVCYCLGITAVDPITLNLLFERFLSAERKEAPDIDIDFAHRDREQVLQYVYERYGREHAAMVCEQITYRGRSAVRDAARVLGFSVQQADVLSALSDRFSAKATADALRAGTSGEEMLGRDHDRDPRSDAPGIPGDPRKQPDEWTAEKLLAERHGQGLMHGTLVSARMREMRERDRHDALHAPDPSTPPAPSDEVPDEARRAAARSGRPELGRRPSKGYEPYGNANGRDTAQQNVRIEQTLKPLGIGAAPPAAGSVAGVKADMETSGQGITPQGHNTPKERRPPAAARPAATVDSILAQAGLDPKDRRVQILPDIVDGLHQAPRHRSIHVGGFVLTAEPLRTVVPIEPASMPGRTVIQWERDDLDPVGLVKIDLLGLGMLTVLQDCLRYIRRARGVVVDLGQLDMKDQAVYDDICNADTIGVFQVESRAQMNTLPRLKPRSFYDLVVEVALIRPGPIQGEMVHPYLRRRAGEEPVTYPHPSLEPILKRTLGVPLFQEQGMQVAITAAGFTPGEADNLRRAMGHKRSRERMAAICEQLIEGMARNGIDGDVARRIYNQINAFADYGFPESHAASFALIVYASAYLRHYYAPEFTAAILNAQPMGFYSVGTLIEDARRHGVDVRPMDLTCSAWDTSLELGDGRRVVPYGAEVAVQAGGRAERRTEVAEQTGGRVERRAEVAEQAEERVERRTDGQRGGLAGDAHEQQPGTASRPSIRPSAHPPIVRLGLRLVRGLGAAAREKLELALREGPFVDIDDVVQRAGLDQRALRSLAEAGAFDTMVGDVPPDERRRTALWRVLEATRGSAGPLAPVRVKHGRAPLPPMSRLETTDADYRVTGLSLNGHPMHHLRPLLAPNGVQTTTELFASGKDGSKVAHAGLVICRQRPGTAKGFVFLSLEDETGILNVVVTPKRFEKQALLISTSPLLLVRGTLQVEGKVVNLRGETFTALKADAGEAWARSHDFH, from the coding sequence TTGTTCGTCGAACTCCACTGCCACTCCGTCTTCTCGCTCCTCGACGGCGCCTCCGAACCCGAGGCGCTGGTCGCGCGGGCGAAGCACCTGGGGATGCCGGCCCTCGCCCTCACCGACCACGACGACCTCGGGGGCGCCGTGCGCTTTGCCCAGGCCGCCCGCGAACTCGGCATCGGAGGGATCCTGGGGTGCGAGCTGAGCCTCCACGTCGACGAGCGCCCCACTCACCTCGTGGTGCTCGCCGAGTCCCGGGAGGGATACGGGAACATCGCCTCGCTCATCACGCGCGGTCGGCTCGACCAGCCGCGCGGTGAGCCGCACGTCACGCTCGACACCCTCGCCCGCCACACCGACGGACTCTTTGCGCTCACCGGCTGCCCGAAGGGATGGGTACCCTCGCTCCTCGCCGGGGAACAGCGCGACGCCGCGTGTGAAGCGGCGGCCACCCTGGTCGACCTGTTCGGCGGCCGCGTGGCCATCGAGGTGTGGGACCACCGCCTGCCCGAGGAACGCGCGCTCGTCCGCCAGCTGATCCCGCTGGCCAGGTCGTTAGGCATTCCGTGGGTCGTCACCAACAACGTGCACTACGCCCAGCCCACCGGGCGCCTCGTGCACGACGTGCTCTCCGCGCTCCGCCACCAGCGCACCCTCGACGCCATGGGCACGCGCCTGCGTCCGAATGGCGAGTGGTACCTCAAGGACCCGGCGCAGGTACGACGCCGCTGGAGCGGCAACGACGCCGGCGTACGCGCCACGCTCGACATCGCGGAGCGATGCCGGTTCCGGCTGGAGGATCTCCGGCCCTCCCTGCCTGCCTTTCCGCTCCCGCCAGGCGTCGACGCCAACGAATACCTCGCCCGCCTCGTCGATCAGGGGGCGATCGAACGCTGGGGACGCCCGGTCGACGAACTCGACCCCAAATACCGAAAGCAGATCAGCCACGAGCTGAACCTGATCCGACAGCTCGGGTTCGCCGGCTACTTCCTCATCGTCTGGGATATCGTGCGCTTCGCCCACCGGCAGGGCATCCTCTGCCAGGGGCGCGGCTCGGCGGCCAATTCCGCCGTCTGCTACTGCCTCGGCATCACCGCCGTCGACCCGATCACGCTCAACCTCCTCTTCGAACGCTTCCTGAGTGCCGAACGCAAGGAGGCCCCCGACATCGACATCGATTTCGCCCACCGCGATCGCGAGCAGGTGCTGCAATACGTCTACGAACGCTACGGCCGCGAGCACGCGGCGATGGTCTGCGAGCAGATCACCTACCGCGGCCGGTCCGCCGTGCGCGATGCGGCCCGCGTCCTCGGCTTTTCGGTGCAGCAGGCGGATGTGCTGAGCGCGCTGAGCGACCGCTTCTCCGCGAAAGCCACCGCCGACGCCCTGCGCGCCGGCACATCCGGCGAGGAGATGCTCGGCCGCGACCACGACCGGGACCCGCGCAGCGATGCGCCGGGGATTCCCGGCGATCCCCGAAAGCAACCGGACGAGTGGACCGCCGAGAAGCTCCTCGCCGAGCGACACGGCCAGGGGCTGATGCACGGAACGCTGGTGAGCGCCCGGATGCGCGAGATGCGCGAGCGCGATCGACACGACGCACTGCACGCACCGGATCCCTCGACGCCGCCCGCGCCCTCCGACGAAGTGCCTGACGAGGCCCGGCGCGCCGCCGCACGCAGCGGACGCCCGGAGTTGGGCCGGCGCCCGTCAAAGGGCTACGAACCGTATGGCAACGCCAACGGCCGCGATACCGCACAGCAGAACGTTCGCATCGAACAGACGCTCAAGCCGTTAGGCATCGGCGCGGCGCCACCAGCCGCCGGCAGCGTCGCGGGAGTCAAAGCGGACATGGAGACATCAGGTCAGGGAATCACGCCGCAGGGTCACAACACGCCGAAAGAACGCCGCCCCCCGGCTGCGGCACGACCGGCCGCCACCGTGGACTCGATCCTCGCGCAGGCCGGACTCGACCCGAAGGACCGGCGCGTCCAGATCCTTCCCGATATCGTGGACGGACTGCACCAGGCACCACGGCATCGATCGATCCACGTCGGTGGGTTCGTGCTCACCGCCGAACCGCTCCGCACCGTCGTACCGATCGAACCGGCATCGATGCCCGGTCGCACCGTGATCCAGTGGGAGCGCGACGACCTCGATCCCGTCGGACTCGTGAAGATCGACCTGCTGGGCCTCGGCATGCTCACGGTGCTGCAGGACTGCCTCCGGTACATCCGCCGCGCACGCGGGGTCGTCGTCGACCTCGGACAGCTCGACATGAAGGACCAGGCCGTGTACGACGACATCTGCAACGCCGACACGATCGGCGTCTTTCAGGTGGAGAGTCGCGCGCAGATGAACACGTTGCCGCGGCTCAAGCCGCGGAGCTTCTACGACCTCGTGGTGGAGGTTGCCCTGATCCGCCCCGGGCCGATCCAGGGCGAGATGGTGCATCCGTATCTGCGACGGCGGGCCGGTGAGGAACCGGTCACGTATCCGCATCCGTCCCTCGAACCCATCCTGAAACGCACGCTGGGTGTTCCACTCTTTCAGGAGCAGGGGATGCAGGTGGCGATCACCGCCGCCGGCTTCACGCCGGGTGAAGCCGATAACCTGCGGCGCGCGATGGGCCACAAGCGCTCCCGTGAGCGCATGGCCGCGATCTGCGAACAGCTCATCGAGGGCATGGCCCGCAACGGCATCGATGGCGACGTGGCCCGCCGGATCTACAACCAGATCAACGCGTTTGCCGACTACGGATTTCCCGAATCGCACGCCGCGAGTTTTGCCCTCATCGTCTACGCGTCGGCATACCTGCGGCACTACTACGCCCCGGAGTTCACCGCCGCGATCCTCAACGCGCAACCGATGGGGTTCTATTCGGTGGGTACGCTGATCGAGGACGCACGCCGTCACGGCGTGGATGTTCGACCGATGGACCTCACGTGCTCGGCGTGGGACACGTCGCTGGAGCTGGGCGATGGTCGCCGCGTGGTGCCGTATGGAGCGGAGGTGGCCGTGCAGGCAGGCGGGCGGGCGGAACGACGGACGGAAGTGGCCGAGCAGACTGGCGGGCGGGTGGAACGACGGGCGGAAGTGGCCGAGCAAGCGGAAGAGCGGGTGGAACGACGGACGGATGGGCAGAGGGGCGGATTGGCGGGTGATGCACATGAACAGCAACCGGGGACTGCATCTCGCCCCTCCATTCGCCCGTCCGCTCACCCACCCATCGTCAGGCTGGGGCTGCGCCTCGTGCGCGGGCTCGGCGCGGCCGCACGGGAGAAGCTCGAACTCGCGCTGCGTGAGGGGCCGTTCGTCGACATCGACGATGTCGTGCAGCGCGCGGGACTCGACCAGCGGGCGCTGCGTTCGCTCGCCGAAGCCGGCGCGTTCGACACCATGGTCGGCGATGTGCCGCCTGACGAGCGGCGGCGCACGGCACTCTGGCGCGTGCTCGAAGCCACCCGCGGCAGCGCCGGGCCACTCGCACCCGTGCGCGTGAAGCACGGACGAGCTCCGCTACCGCCGATGTCGCGCCTCGAAACGACCGACGCCGACTATCGCGTCACCGGCCTCTCGCTCAACGGTCACCCCATGCACCACCTCCGCCCTCTCCTCGCCCCGAACGGTGTGCAGACGACGACGGAGCTGTTTGCTTCAGGAAAGGACGGTTCGAAGGTCGCGCATGCGGGCCTCGTGATCTGCCGCCAGCGCCCGGGCACGGCCAAGGGGTTCGTCTTCCTTTCCCTCGAGGACGAAACCGGCATCCTCAATGTCGTCGTTACACCAAAACGATTCGAGAAGCAGGCCCTCCTCATCTCCACGTCTCCCCTGCTCCTGGTGCGCGGAACGCTGCAGGTGGAAGGCAAGGTGGTGAACCTCCGCGGCGAAACGTTCACCGCCCTCAAGGCCGATGCCGGAGAGGCCTGGGCAAGGAGCCACGACTTCCATTGA